The genomic DNA tttgatccctttatgacttaccacatgtcctaagaattgaacttcttgtaaccaaaattcacacttcgaaaactttgcatataactttttccttctcaaaatttccaaagctgtccttagatgctccgcgtgatcttccgttgactttgagtaaatcaaaatatcatcaataaaaacaatgacaaacttgtccagatattcctttaaaattatgttcatcaagtccataaatgtagatggggcattggtcaacccaaaagacatcactacgaattcataatgaccgtaccttgttctgaaagccgtctttggtatatcttcaggtttgatcttcaattggtgatatccggatctcaaatcaatcttagagaagtacttggctcctttcagctgatcaaataaatcgtcaattcgaggtaatggatacttgttcttgatcgtaagcttattaagttctcgatagccgatgcataatctcatgcttccgtctttcttcttaacaaatagtatcggtgcaccccatggggatacactgggtctaatcactcctttctccaacaattcttgcaattgctttgccaattccttcatttccactggcgccattctgtatggggttttggatactggttccgttccaggtgccaagtcgattgcaaattcgatttctctatctggaggaagtcctggtaattcgtctggaaatacgtctggaaattcatttaccaatGGAATGTCTTCCAgctttgctggctcctgactcttATCTATCACATAGGcaatgaaatgctcacatccttgtcgtagcaACTTCCTAGCTTGGATCATTGTCAAGAACTTCTTCACTTGTCTCTGGCCTCTAAATGTCACCACTttctcgtctggcgtcttcaatattactttcttattacgacagtctatctgagcatcgtgcttagatagccaatccattcctaaaataacgtcaaactctcctaacttaaagggaatcaAGTTAGTATCAAACCTATGGCCTGTaatctcaatctcacagctcttacacacttggttaacagCAACACGCTCCTATTTTGAtaattctaccgtcataatctcacttaacaattcaactggacaatttaacttatcaataaaatcttgagaaataaatgatcgagttgctcccgaatctactagcactttagcacataaggagttcacagtaagcgtacctgccacaacatcagtatccacaatagcatccttcacatacatgtcataaactctagctctgggagaTTCATTCATTGTTGGAGTAGCTCCCATGATACGCAATGTGGTGTTGACTAGAATTGGCGCCTTGCAATCCCTTgcgatatgtcctggcttcccgcACTTGAAACAAGTAAATCCAATTGGTAGAACCATGCTTGCCTGATTCTTGGTAGACTGGTCCTTATTGACTAGCTCTCTTACTGGCTGattacggcactcccttgaatagtgccccttctggttgcatctgtagcagaCCACATTCAACTTTTTGCAAACTCCACCATATTTATTTCCACAAACTTGAAAGTCCGGTACAGCTAGCCTCTGCTGGGTTGGCTGATTCCCAATGGCTGGGCGGTTACCTTGGGCTCCTTTGGTCTGTTAAAATTTCTTCcgggctggaacttgcccttcctctgattaaaatttggaaacttccctgcctGGGATTGTCCTTCATTtccctcaaacttcctcttcatacattccttctctttttgagacatttcactctccgtctccgcaatcatagccttctacacaactcccgcatacgtatccaactcaaatatggctaccttcccacagatccatggcttgagtccttgctaaaaccttttagctttcttcctatcagtgtccacatatgatggcacaaacctggacaactcctcaaacttactttcataatccgcCACTGACATATTCCCCTGCTTTAGCTCCAGAAATTTCAACTCCATTTTATCCTGcacaaactgagggaaatacttctctaaaaataGCTCCTTAAATCTATCCCACGTAACATCATCCGTACCTTCCAAcatcttaacagtttcccaccagtaggtggcttcattcttcaagtagtaacttgcaaactcaatcTTCTGCTCCTCCCTCACTTtaactaaggcaaatgccttctcaatttccttcaaccagattcttgcctcaataggatctacagaacccttaaactctggtggattcaccgcctgaaaggtcttaaagattacctgagggttggtctgcctctgctgttgttgagtcaggtgaactatttattgagccaagatctgaagaatctgggctacagttgggtctacGGGACCTGGGTTGGCATTCTGGTTGTTACTGTCTTgggtgttgttgttgttgttgttttcttCATCCTGGTTGGtggaacgggtatttcttctggtagacattttctgtaaagaatcaaacaatttatttagcctttaaaacATACTCCTTTTTGTGAAAAGATTTTGTAAAActgaaatatctctttttgaaaatattttcaatagttgaactaagtaaattacatgcttctttacagaatataaacagttaaggggaatagggtacatgttatcacaagagtttcataactggtgcaataaaataaaacaggtatggtaaagtaaatgataatgctggaaaggaaaggtactgatatatatcaaagtttggtggtacaagcGCAAAACATTTTATTAAAGGCAAAGGTAAAATAGGTCTATTCCTTATTCAGCAGGTCTAGTTTATTCACGTTCTCACCCAAAAGTCTGATAATACACATTACACACTATTCTACATATATCACTTATCACATCATTCTTGTCGTTTAGCGTTATGGAAACTCTGGTTCACCAAGTCTTTCAAAATCCTCCAATGCTTCTCTAGCCCACCCCATACGAGCATCTGGGCTGCATACTTAcaagtagctccatgaagtctAATCTCACGCCGCGAAATGGAATAGCTTTCAATGGTGCAACCGTCGCAACTGGTACTATAGCTGACACCGGTGGAAGATCAGGGCGTGGATCAGCTGACACTACACCGTATATGACCTCTACCAACACTTTTTTTGGTATTACAAGCAAAAATGTTACCTTAAGTCACTACAATTTGACCTGAGCTAACATATTTTTTTAGCGTTGTAATAGAGTATAGTTGATGTTACTAACGTAAAAACCTAGTGTTAGGATTGATATTGAAATATATGTTACCATAGACATGAAAAATTAGGGCGGGTGATTTGGCGGTCATTTTTTGACCAATTGTTTGGGCGGCCAAAAACAAAATTAGACCTGCTCAGtttattttatcaaaaaaaaaattaattctaCTAAACACTCTCTCCCTTTCACCGATTACAGACACTTCCATCTTCTCCTTTCAAAATTCACTCCCAGTCCGATTAGTTTCTCTATGATCGGTGAATAAGAGTAAATTAGTTTTAGTAAATTGGAGCTTTCTTCTCAGTCCGATTGATGGGgtgaattagggtttataacagtcTCTTGGATATTTCTTGGAGTAATTATGGTTCACATTAAATTGGGGCTTTCTCATTATTCAGGTTTCTTCTTGCTCAATTAAAATTAACGATAATTTTATCTGTTAATTAAGATATAAATCATACTTCTGCTTTTCATTTTTAATTAGTTTGGTTATGTTTTTTTTATTGTATGAATCTATTGTTCAGTTGATATCACAAGTATTAGAAAtcatatgatttatcttgttTAATTTTGAGTGGTGTGGTGGTTTTTTAGGTTATGGTAAATAATCTGGAAGATGCACATGAAGTGATTGATAAATTAGGGTCTTTAGATACACTTTTGCAGAAAAAAGAGAGCTTGTCAAATTGTTATCTGGTGGTAAAAAAGGCTCTTCTGAGCTTTATATTAACAACAATCTTGAACAAGAAGAATATGTTAAGTAGAGACAAGATGCCTGGGAAAAACCAGCTAGCCTGAATCACCGAATTGTGTCTCGTGTGGATCCTTTCACCCATAATCTTGTGCAGAAATACGGTAACTGATAGGAAGCTTCCAGTGTCATGTAATTTATAAGTTGAATTATGTTCCAACACCTCGAATTTATATTTTGCTAAATATCTGTTACTCGCTAAAATAGGGGAAATATCGATGTTTTGGTTAGGGAAGACACCAAGACTGAATATAATGGACCCTGAGTTGGTAAAAGAAGTTATGTCTAACAAGCTAGGACATTTTCAGAAGCCGTCACTTAATCCTCTAATATTTATTCTGACAAATGGATTGACTACTCTAGAAGGCGAAAAATGGGCTGCACATAGACGAATAATCAACCCTGCTTTTCACCTCGAGAAATTAAAGGTTACAATCTAAATTTATGATGGACTCCTTTGCTTTGCTTCATATATCAAATGGTTTATCTTTACTATATTAAcaaaattttttcttttatcAAAGGGAATGGTACCAGTTTTTACAGATAGTTGTATTATGTTGGTTGATCGCTGAAATAAATTAGTTGGTACTCATAGAACATGTGAAATCGATGTCTGGACTGAATTTCAGGATCTTACAGGTGATATTATTTCTCGAACAGCATTTGGTAGCAGCTACGAAGAAGGAAAGAAGATTCTAAAATTGCAAAAAGAGCTCCAGGTGCTAGTTATGGAAGCAATGCAAACTTTATACGTTCCTGGTTTCAGGTATATCATCGAACATATTACTGAAATTATATTATTTTGCAAATTAAACAAACTTTTTACCTCAACAAGTAGGTTTCGATTTTGTTCAAAAAATATCTGATATAAGTATCCTTTCAATGACTTCAACTCGATGCTAAGCAGATTTATCCCAACTGAAAAGAATAGAAGTAGAAACAGCTTGAACAAAAGGATTACCTTCATGCTCAGAACATTAGTTGAGAAGAAAGACAGAGCAATAACCGCAGGAGAATCCAAGAATGATGACTTATTAGGCCTGCTCTTGCAATCCAGTAAACAGATAAATTTAATAGTAAACATTAGTTAAAGTTGCAGTGGCTGTGATCTTATAGAATTTCTCTGCCTTTACAATAGAAGTTAAAGTTACAATAGAAGTTAAAGTTGCAACAAGAAGCCGTAAGCTCGATCACACTGAAAGCTTAAGGTAATAAAGTTTCTATTAATAAATTGCACCATGTAATGACTAGTCATTTTCCAATGAATCTGGAGAGACTTGGTTTCTTCACTAACAATTGTTGTCCTCTACAACATGTTTCAGTTTCTCCGACAAGATAGCCGTGGATGTGGAATTGGACCATAGAGAAGGCTCAATAAACACGGAGTCTTTGCACAATGACTGAAGTTGAGGAGCTAAAAGCTTTAGTACGGTTGCTTCCTCTATGGGCTACAGGTATAATCTTCAGCATGATGTATGTCCAAATAGGCATCTTTTTTGTGCTGCAAGGCAGTACAATGGATACTCGTGTGGGAAAATCCGGCTTTGAGTTTCCACCAGCTTTAGTTAATATATTCGACTCCATCAGTTGTATGTTCTGGGTGCTAGTCTACAAACAAATAATCGTTCCACTAGCAAGAAAATTCACGGGCCAGAGAAATGGCTTAACACAACTGCAGCGTATCGGTACTGGCCTCTTCATATCAATCATTTCTATGATATGTGCAGGGATTTTGGAGGTTTTAAGACTTGAACTTGGTATTTTGTTTTCCCCTCTTTGACCTTCAGATGTTTGATCCACTCAGAGATGTACACGGTGGATTTAAAACCTGTGTTGTATGTTACAGGGTATAATATGATGAAACAAGGTCTCATTAAGGAGCAAATATTCTCATTTTGGCTTAATCGACATACAGGGGAAGAGGAAGGAGGTGAAATTGTATTTGGTGGGGTTGATTCAAAACACTACGAAGGTGAACACACTTATGTTCCAGTCACACAGAAAGGTTATTGGCAGGTTGGTATAATGATATTAAAGTTCAATATAACTTTTCACTCTGTTATTTGATTATGTTTTACCATTAATTCTTTTCTCGTGACAGTTTAAAATGGGTGACGTTCTCATTGATGGAAAAGAAACTGGTATGTTGTCTTTGGTGCTCAGTTCTAAATAGCAATAAAGTAAAAGAAACTAGTAACTTACAGTTAGTCCCTACACCTCTCTCCTGGCACTTCCTAACAACAGACATCCAACACTATGCATGTAATTTCACATGTAAAAGAAAGAGACAATACTAAAAAAAAGAGACACGAAAGCGAAATTGTTTACGCTCGTAATAAAAGCATGATTACATTTGCAGGTTACTGTAATGAAGGTTGCTCTGCAATTGCCGATTCTGGTACTTCTTTCTTAGCAGGTCCAACGGTAAGCTACTGTTGTAGATCTCCCTAAACTGTCGTATGTTTCCTCTATAAATTATTGATGTTCCCTCTACACATGTTTGCAGGCAGTGATCACCATGATAAATCATGCTATTGGGGCAGTTGGTGTTGTTAGCCAAGAATGCAAGATTGTTGTTGATCAATATGGACAGAAAATTATGGATTTACTTTTAACTGAGGTATTTAAGGAATGGAATTTCGAATTGATGATTTTCTTGTATTAGTTTAACAAGAGTGATTTTTGAACTCTGGACTTTATTTAATGTAATATAACATGGATAATTGACCAACTCTACTGATCATGGACTTTATTCAAAAATGATATGCTCCCAGATTGGTTTGTGCACCTTCGACGGAACTCGTGGTGTTAGGTTAGAAGACTAAGCCAAATTACAATAATATTGGTTACTGCAGTTAGACATTATGAAATTTTATCTGTACCTAAATTAAATGTATCTATGATCATGCTGATACAGTAGCGGAATTGAGAGTGTCGTAGGTGAGAAAAATGGTTAGTCCTCCGGGCATCATAACGCTCTGTGCTCTACCTGTGAAATGACAGTGGCGTGGATGCAGAATCAGCTTAAGCAAAATCTGACCCAGGATCGCATTCTAAGTTATGTTAATGAGGTAATGAATATACATCTGTTTTTCTTTAGTAGATTTTATTAATTGTATGGTGGGGTAGAATCTACCGTTTACACTAACCAAGATAATTAGAGTTTCGATTGTTAATTGATGTGAATAGACTGTCATTTTATGGTGTTAAATGTTAAAGTATCAAAAAACCCAAAAAGGACATTCATGATTTACGTACACTAAGAATTGTGATAAATTGCAGCTTTGTGACCGGTTGCATAGTCTTATGGTAGAATCAAGCTAGTGTCGATTGTAGCAAAATATCTAGATACATGGATTAGTCAAAGCGCTTACTTTTTTCACCTAAAATTGTAGAATGGATTAGTCAAAGTGCTTACTTTATTTTCTTTCTATTGCAGGCTGGGACATTTGATCTCGTGGGAATCATTGTTTGTGAGATAGATCATACTGCAAACAGTTGAGCTGACCTCAAATCAGTTGAGTCCCACATAGTTGAGCTGCagaaagcacaagtggaagcacAATTGTTTGTGGCAAGGCAGGAACTTGTTGGAAGATAAATTTGATGTTAGAACTGTAGATTATTTTTGTTTAATTAGAAATGTGGTCAAATGTTGTGGCTTTTGGATGAATTTGCAAACTTTGTTTATTTTAAGTTGACTTAAAATTTTGTATTGTTGTGTTGTATTTTAACTTTAGATTTGAGTTTTTAAGTTAAATATGTATTTAAGTTTTGAGTGTTACAAGTGTAATTAGTAGATATTTTTATGTTGGTAAAAACATGAAAAAATATTACAATAAATACATAAGTGTTAAAAAAAAGGTTACAATAAGATATAAAGATGTTATCAAAAGATTGAATTGTTTTATCGTCCGGTGTTACAATAGCATATATGATGTTGCGAAAGAGTTTATTGTAACATATTTTTTGATGTTACTAGATTTTTATGGGTGTTACAATAGAACTATGGTTACACATGCTTTTTGTAACCATAGATACTGAAAGTGTAAGCATAGGAGGTTTATTGTTACATTTTCAGCTATGTTACCAAAGGTTCAAAATATGTTATCATAGACCCCTATTGTAGCACGAGCAAATCCAAAAACaccaaattttcaaaaaatgtAACCATAGCCCAATTTTTTGCTTTAGGTAACATTTTTTGGCCAGTTTTACACTTTTTTGGGGTGTTGCTagaggccatatatggtgtagtgtgacggtcctccaactgacggctccgagtgatcagatgatatcgaaataaaggaatctgccatcgccgCTATCTGATAATTACGCttctagataagaatctcgaatctcgcCGCGAATCaaactaaaacctactatttaattgcactcaacctctcaacgttctatttctttattttcgaatactaatcttaaccctctacccatttccgacaatctaggcttgtgacAGTGACTTTAAACCTTAGCTCATATGCTAAACccgtgacgccctccaaacccgggtcagaagtttggggcccacaacacatacacacaccctatttaaacatgtttatgaatataataatatatacaatgtccctacttaccataatccaggatcgcaacagtttaaagtatgttcacaagccacaatcttatttgttacaaacgtaccaaatcccaaatttatttatcttacatcagaaatcaaactttattacaaacttctAGCACACACTAAGCCATATAACTTCCGCTAGCTTCTTCCATCTCAACTTGAAAACCTAGCCGGCACACTCGACTAGGAATCTTCGCCATCACCAAATTCCTTTTTAATTGGAAAAGAACAttaacagattcgcaagagtgagctaactagctcaacaagtcataatgacatcactgagatttaataatgatcaattgaaatgatattgGGAATCAATTTTCcagataagcaatgattagaattggatattcacttttattttaaaaaccaaggttaggctgctgatcagtcatgcactaaccccgagcaaggctcctagcgttgctctatatactggatccaaggcacgcattggcctattatgaccacgaatctggtccgaccacgaatctggtccatatttaaaaacaatccaattccataatattaacatgataaacaatgtaattcaataaactgaatcataaacaacatttatcttgaagcataaggtgattcacCACACCAGAAAGATATAACAAGGTAAACAAGAAGATTGACTTCCAATTCAAGGAAAGAATCAaagtgtagaagaccaagggtgcaaaggttacaaggaatgATCTTCTGTTATACAAGACATAAAGGTTTGTTTGATAATCAATCTCATATCAAGGATCATTATGttgtagatatgtatttgtggagtagtaatAGATATGTGTGGTTTGTATCCAAGAATTCAGCAATCAagggtttacaagaaatcaggctcacagctcaagatcaataaaaatcagggtttatggttaagtacttcaaagtacttgcaaaaTAGGATAAGAATTACtgggaataattgcaacataatgaaaagagttcaaaaCTATTCACAGGTATACCATAAGAAAGTttagggacacttgccttatcaattcgttttcacttcactaacacttgtcaaatggttcccactcactaaccacttgctttccttttttacgtctcgcttcctctgttagacatcagATATAATCATCAACACTATTTCTCAactcattctattcgatacaaacttctatctaccctttgtttcacccaaatccgacgtacggattaaaagttacagcagaatcagtcaaacaatgcacaaacaatcattttatacagcaatcaggtcacatataacacatagcacgtaagatattcaatccaaataaattttcaaagaagactcggggtcaaaataattttccaggtatttaatacgaatttttgaacatttttcggaattagaATTGGACTACGAAtcattttatattaaaataatagggtccgaacacctgaatttgactttaaataattttataataattatcgagacttgaaaataatttaaaataatattttaaagctcaaaactattttttggaatttttaaatcaattttaaataattaaatccaattaaataatcaattaaaattaattaataactaattaaattaattaatcaattaatatttaaattaattgactaattaaataattaattatcaactaaaattaattaattaaataaataaaatttattttagaattaaaaataattttcagaattaaaaatattgatttttgaaatttaaaataaataaaagcaatttctgaaaataattgtaaaagaaaatatcattttttatAAATAACTAAAAAAGGAATATCATTTTTGAATATTCTGGAAAAGCTAGGGACTAATCTGTAAAATCCCCAAAACAACGGGGGTTGGACGGTAATATCACCGTCGTCTTTCGCGTTCGCCGGCTTCGGTGGCCGGCCGCTATTAACGGCGGCCATCAAGCTTTTCGGCCACCTGCAGAACAACCCAGAATCCAGCCAAAATTTGCAGAACTCAAGAATAACACGTCAGGAAAACAGCTAAGCAATCGTTTTAACCTGAATCGCCGGGAAAAGCTGTCAAAACCGAACGAACTCGAGTTTTCCGAAGAGGCTTTTCCGGGATCCTTTGGCCTTGAAACTGGTATCATTCAACTCCTCCTTTCACGATCTATTTAATGATATAAGTCATACGTTCCCAGGTTTAATGAGTCGAAAATCCGGCCAAAAAGTTAAATTTTCCGGTGAGATTAttcaagaacacgaagaacattcaacctcaagaatcaaatcaacttttctacatgttattgaacttgatttttgacatataatataccaaattgaccaggaagaaaagatctacacgattatgccaacaaatcatatcaaaaacatcaagaataaaaattcataatttaatccataattaattcgaattaaaataattatatcagAAAAATAATTTCTGGGTAAAAacagatggttgattcagaaagaggatttcgagaacttcgttttgatatatttcacgcccgaatcggagttcgataacgccttcgtttgtgcgattgattttcaagaatactgtgttttaataaagttttctCTGTTTTTCAGGGTTTGTACTTTCTGATTATGATTTTGCGTGTGAAAATCAAAtaagaaagggctatttatatttacagaatattagtacgttctggatcgtgttggatcgataaatacgtttattttggataaacattattctttttggataaacactatcctgttttgaataaacactatcctgttttggatagacgttatcctatttcggataattatcaaaaccgggcctttataaaatgatttatacgaagataatgttatcgaaaagggttagcgtatcgaaaatatcgcgTCGGGCCgtgcacaggtcaaaccgtaatccggatcgaaaaagtcaaaacatggtaaatgtccggaattaccagattatgttaggaaggagttttcggaagagtttcggtttataaaaacgtaaaaaaggttgaggttggacgattcccagctttataaaataattttgtaaatattcagaaaatagttaataaattcataaatcaatataaaatcacaaaatactccaaaaattaccagaaaaataccttaattatctatattttattctggacataatgaAATTAAtatacctagactttaccacatataaacatccacataaccaCACCAATCATCCCCTCGTGCATTACAACCTAAAACATAATTCTTCAACTTTTATCCCAAATTGATTCCAATTAACACGTATTAGACCCCAAATGATTCAATACCAAATTTTGGATATAACATATATTTAGTATTAAGTATAGCATTTTACCATTTTAACACTAACAGCAAGTCCTAATGTGGGTGTTATTGTTATAATATAGCACCCA from Apium graveolens cultivar Ventura chromosome 5, ASM990537v1, whole genome shotgun sequence includes the following:
- the LOC141724309 gene encoding aspartic proteinase A1-like isoform X1, producing the protein MTEVEELKALVRLLPLWATGIIFSMMYVQIGIFFVLQGSTMDTRVGKSGFEFPPALVNIFDSISCMFWVLVYKQIIVPLARKFTGQRNGLTQLQRIGTGLFISIISMICAGILEVLRLELGYNMMKQGLIKEQIFSFWLNRHTGEEEGGEIVFGGVDSKHYEGEHTYVPVTQKGYWQFKMGDVLIDGKETGYCNEGCSAIADSGTSFLAGPTAVITMINHAIGAVGVVSQECKIVVDQYGQKIMDLLLTEIGLCTFDGTRGVSSGIESVVGEKNG
- the LOC141724309 gene encoding aspartic proteinase A1-like isoform X2; this encodes MTEVEELKALVRLLPLWATGIIFSMMYVQIGIFFVLQGSTMDTRVGKSGFEFPPALVNIFDSISCMFWVLVYKQIIVPLARKFTGQRNGLTQLQRIGTGLFISIISMICAGILEVLRLELGYNMMKQGLIKEQIFSFWLNRHTGEEEGGEIVFGGVDSKHYEGEHTYVPVTQKGYWQFKMGDVLIDGKETGYCNEGCSAIADSGTSFLAGPTAVITMINHAIGAVGVVSQECKIVVDQYGQKIMDLLLTEWRGCRISLSKI
- the LOC141724309 gene encoding aspartic proteinase-like isoform X3; amino-acid sequence: MTEVEELKALVRLLPLWATGIIFSMMYVQIGIFFVLQGSTMDTRVGKSGFEFPPALVNIFDSISCMFWVLVYKQIIVPLARKFTGQRNGLTQLQRIGTGLFISIISMICAGILEVLRLELGYNMMKQGLIKEQIFSFWLNRHTGEEEGGEIVFGGVDSKHYEGEHTYVPVTQKGYWQFKMGDVLIDGKETGYCNEGCSAIADSGTSFLAGPTAVITMINHAIGAVGVVSQECKIVVDQYGQKIMDLLLTE